The sequence below is a genomic window from Oscillospiraceae bacterium.
CCCACGCCCACGCCCCAAGCCCCTCAGCGGGCCCCGCAGCAGGACGCCGGGCCGGGCGCGGACCGTATTGGGGAGGAGACCCAGGTCGAACAAGCCCTGGCCGCCGCCGGGACCAGGACCCCCGCCCCCGCAACCTCCCCGGCGGCGGAGCCGGCGCCGGCCCTCCCGCCCGCCCCCGCCGTCGAACCCCCGGCCTCCGGGGCGGCCAAGCCCGTTCCGGTGCACATCCCCGGCTTCGCCCTGGCCACGGCGGCCACCGCCGCCGTGATCCTGGCCGCCGCGGCCTGGCTCCGGCGGCGCGGAAACCGGCGCTGACGCTTCATAGAGCGCCCCCTCTCCCCCGGGAGAGGGGGCGCTTTTTGCCTGCCTATACCGTATCACGGAAGGGCGCGCCCCGTCAACCTCGCCCCGCTGCATTCGTACCGCATTTGCGGCGTTGGTGCGCAAGGCGCCCATCCGGCCCCGCTTTCTGCTATGATGGCCTCAAAACCACGAGGAGGGCCGGATATGCTGCGCATTGCCATCTGCGACGACCGCCCGGAGGATCGGGCGTGCCTGGGCCGCTTCCTCCGGGCCTACTTTGCCGCCCACCCCTACGCATACGCCCTGACGGAATACGCCCTGGGCGAGACCCTGGTGGACGACTACGAGGACGGCTCGGCGGCCTACGATATGATCTTCCTGGACATCTTCATGGACGGCATACTGGGCATCGAGGCGGCCCGGGGGGTGCGGCGCTTCGCGCCGGAGGTGCCCATCGTCTTTCTCACCACCACGCCGGACTACGCCCTGGAGAGCTACGACGTGCGGGCTTACGGCTACCTGGTCAAGCCCCTGGACGCCGGCAGGGCGGAGGCGCTGCTGGAGCGCTTTTTGAAGCAGGAGTACGGCGGGCGGGCCAAGACGCTGCTGCTCCGGGAGGGCGGAAAGGGCCGCCGCATCGCCTACCGGGAGATCGAGTCCGTGGAGAGCCGCCGCAACGTGCTGCTGGTGCGGCTGGACAACGGCGAGGAGCACCGCGTGTACGCCAAGCTGGACGATGTGGAACGGGAGCTGGAGGGGCACGGCTTCCTGCGCTGCCACCAGAGCTTCATCGTCAATATGGACCGGGTGCGCACGGCCCAGGACGACTTCCTCATGGCCTCCGGGGCCCGGATCCCCATCCGCCAGCGGGGGGCCAGGGCCATCCGGGAGGCCTACTTCGAGTACCTGCTGGCCCAGGCCGAGCTGACGCGCATCTAAAAAAGGGGGCTTTCCTATGCTCGGTGCCGCCGCCGCTTCCGTGGTGGGGCTGGCCATGCTGTGCTTTTCCATCTGCATGGCCCATGTCTTCTACCGCTCCCGGCGCAAGCGCTGGCAGACCGCCCTGGCCTGGGGCCTGTGCGTGCCGGTCTGCGTGGCGCTGGGGGAGGCGCTGCGCCCCGCCCTGGGCAACCGCTCGGGGCAGTTCACCGGCTTTCTGGCCGTGTTCGTCTACTGCTACCTCTTCGACGTGCCGGTGAAGCAGCGTTTTTTCACCTACTTCCTGGTGGACACCGCCATGTACCTCACCGCCCTGATCTCCCGGTACACGGTGCTGCTGGTGTACGGCTTCTGGCCGGGCTTCAACCCCCGCCTCGCCTTCGTGGCGCTCTACTTCCTGCTGACGGGCGCGGTGGCGGTCTTTTTCTCCCTGCGGCTGCGGGCCGGGATCGTGGCGCGGCTGGCCCAGTTCGGGGACCACCTGGGCACCCTCACCGCCTTCGCCTGCATCGGCTACGTGTTGCTGCTGCTGCTCTTCGACGCGTGGCAAATCCGGGACGGGCTGCCCCCCGGCGAATACCTGCTGATGCTGCTCTACGCGGCGCTGCTGGGCTGCGGGTACCTGTTGTCCTTCCACACCATGGGCGCGGTGCGGGACAGCGCCCTGGCCCAGGCCCAGGTGCGGGAGCTCACCGCCCAGGCCCGGCAGTCGGAGCAGTACTACGCCGCCCTGACCGGCCACATCCAGGAGGTGCGCCGGATGCAGCACGACAGCCGCCACCACATGCGGGTGCTCAGCGGCTACGCCAGGGACGGGGCCTACGACCGCCTGCGGGAGTACCTGGACGCCCTCATTGAACACGCCCCGGACACCAGCGTCTTTTCCTACTGCGCCAACTATACGGCCAATATCCTGCTGGGCTTCTACGCCGAGCAGGCCAGGGAGCAGGGCGTGGACTTCCGCTGCGACG
It includes:
- a CDS encoding DNA-binding response regulator, producing the protein MLRIAICDDRPEDRACLGRFLRAYFAAHPYAYALTEYALGETLVDDYEDGSAAYDMIFLDIFMDGILGIEAARGVRRFAPEVPIVFLTTTPDYALESYDVRAYGYLVKPLDAGRAEALLERFLKQEYGGRAKTLLLREGGKGRRIAYREIESVESRRNVLLVRLDNGEEHRVYAKLDDVERELEGHGFLRCHQSFIVNMDRVRTAQDDFLMASGARIPIRQRGARAIREAYFEYLLAQAELTRI